The DNA segment GATTGATCGCCATCTCCCGGTCCGGAAAGATATCCGCCAGCGCCACAGATACCCCATTGATGGAAATTCGATAACTGTTGGGACTGAGATCCAGGTTGTCGCGGATGTGAACGGAGGGAATCAGGAAACCGATCTCCTGTGACAGCTTGCGCCTGACACCCTTGATGCGATTCATCAGCTGCCCGCCCTGATTGCGATCGACCAGGGGGATCAGACGATAACCCACTTCGAGGCCGATCAAATCCACAGGTTGCACATCCTCCCAACTCAGTTCCCGCTGTTCCGGTTGCTCGACCGGCTCTTCCAAAACCGGTTCTTCCACAGGTTTCATCTGCCGCTGCCAGATCATCCAAGCCCCTGCCGCCGCTGCCGCTGCCAGGGTAAGAAAGGCAAAATTGGGCATCCCTGGAATTATGCCCATCAGAAACAGCACCGCCGCCGCTATCGACAGTGCCTTGGGACTGGTAAACAGCTGACTGACAATCTGCCCACCCACATCCTGGGTACTGGCCACCCGGGTGACGATGATCGCCGCCGAAGTGGAAAGCAGCAATGATGGGATCTGTGCCACCAGACCATCACCAATGGTCAGCAACACATAGTTCTGCAGGGCGGTGTTGAAATCGAGACCATGCTGGGCCATGCCGATGGAGAGGCCGCCGATGATATTGATGAAAAGGATCAGGATACCCGCGATCGCATCCCCGCGAACGAACTTGCTCGCACCGTCCATGGCACCGTAAAAATCTGCTTCACGGGCGATATCCTCGCGCCGGGTCCTGGCCTCATCCTGATCGATCAGACCGGAATTGAGGTCGGCGTCGATGGCCATCTGTTTACCCGGCATGGCATCCAGGGTAAAGCGCGCACTGACTTCAGAAACACGCCCTGCACCCTTGGTCACAACCACGAAGTTGATGATCACCAGGATCAGGAAGACCACCAGGCCCACCGCATAGTTACCGCCGATGACAAAGGCACCAAAGGCCTCGATCACCTTACCCGCCGCATCACCACCGGTATGGCCTTCCAGCAGCACCACCCGGGTGGAAGCCACATTGAGGGCAAGGCGCAGCAGGGTGGCAATCAACAACATGCTGGGGAAGACTGAGAATTCGAGTGGTCGACGGGTGTAGACCACCACCAACATCACCACCAGAGAGAGGGTGATATTGAAGGTAAAGAACATATCCAATGCAATCGGCGGCAATGGAATCACAATCATCGTCAACAACATCAACAACATAATCGGCGCGCCCAAGCCGCGTGCGCCTGATTGTTTTACATTGTCGAGGATTGCTATGGCGTTCATCGTTACACCCCTGGGGAGTTTTGAGTTTTGAGTTTTGAGTTTTGAGTTGTATGTGTGCACCCTGTGCACAGCCTATTGGACAGTCCAATCAAGAAACCAGATTGAAGTGAATAGTTAAATTCAAAACTCATCATTTTCGACTCATAACTAAAAACTCATAACTCATAACTAAAAACTCTTCAGTCACTGTGTTGGTACTCCTCCGGAATCGACAGCTCGTCCGGCAGATCCGGATACTCCCCTCCCTCGGTGCGATAGGCCCTGAGCTGGAAGACATAGGCCAACAGTCGAGCTACCGCGAGATAGAGTCCGGCAGGAATAAAGGCATTCAGCTCAGTATGGAAGTAGATGGCACGCGCGAGCATCGGCGACTCCACCACCGGTACCTTCGCCTCGCTACCGACCTGACGAATGGTCATTGCCACCAGGTCGGCGCCCTTGGCCAGCAGTTTCGGCGCATGCATGGTTTGTGGATCGTATTGCAGAGCAACCGCATAGTGGGTCGGATTGGTAACGATGACGTCTGCCTTCGGCACCTCCTGCATCATGCGCTTTTGCGCCATCTCCCGTTGCAGTTGACGGATTCGACTCTTGACCTCAGGTTTACCTTCAGTCTCTTTCAGTTCGTCACGCAGCTCCTGACGGGTCATCTTCAACTGGCGTTTGTGATCCCACAACTGAAACGGTATATCAATCGCCGCGATAAGGATCAAGGTTGAGGTCATGAGGATCACCGACCAGCCGATCAATCCGTTCAGGTTCTGCATTGCCTGAGAGAGCTCCATGCCATGCAATGCGAGGAACTTATCCAGGGAGTGCCAGAGTAGTAGTACGGTGACACCGCCGATAAAGACAAACTTGGCCAAAGCCTTGAGCATCTCCACCAGACCACGCGCCGAGAAGATGCGCTTCAATCCCTTCAACGGACTCATCTTACTCAGCTTTGGTGTCAACGCCTCAGCACTGATTGAGAATCCTCCAAGGGCGACTGAGCTGAAGATGGCAGCCACGATAACCAACAGAAAAAATGGCAGCAGTACCAGCAACACCTGGAACAGTCGCTCACCCAATTGAATCAGCATGCTGTTGATATCGAAGATCTGTTCCCGGGTCAGGACGAAGCTCTGACTCATCATCTCCGACAGGCCGTCGCCAATGGTGTGGCTCATGACAACCAGGGTGGTTACGCCGATCATGGTTACCGCCATACTGTTGAGCTCACGGGAACGGGGTACCTGCCCCTTGCGCTTGGCATCCAGCAGCCTTTTCGCCGAGGGTTGTTCTGTTTTTTCCTGGCCGTTTTCATTCTCAGCCATGATTCACCTCGTCACCTGAAGGGTCAGCATCAGATGTTGAAAGGCCTCATCCAGGAGTTCATTGAAGACAGCAAATACGTTTGGCAGGGTCACCCAGATCAAGGCAAAACCGAGCAGCATGGTGATCGGAAAACCGATCGAGAAGATATTCAGCTGCGGTGCGGCGCGCATCACCACACCCATACCCATGTTGACCATCAACATGGCCCCCACAATGGGCAGTGCAATCAGCAGACCGCCGGTAAAAAGCCGGCTCCCCCAAGCAACGACTTCAAGCAGACCATTTCGCGAGATACCATCCATCGCCACCGGCATGGTAGCGAAACTGTCAGCAATCAGCTCTATGGAAAGCAGATGACCATTGAAGATCAGGAACAGCAGGGTAGCCAGAATCAGATAGAATTGTGCCACCACCGGCACCTGTACCCCGTTCGCCGGATCGACCATCGAGGCGAAACCCAGACCCATGCTATAGGCGATCACTTGACCGCCGAAGACCAGCGCACCGAATACCATCTGCAGGACAAAACCCATCAGCACGCCGATCAGGACCTGCTGCAGCATAATGGTGAATCCGGTATGACTCAGTACATCCGCCTGGGGTTGAGGCGGCAGTGTCGGCGCTATCAGCAGGGTGATCAGAATCACCAGAATAAGCCGAAACCGCGCAGGCACCTGACGGGAACTGAACAGGGGCATCGCCAACAGCATGGCGCTGATGCGCACCATCGGCCAGAGATAGGCCGCTAACCAGGTGTTGAACTGCGCTTCGTTGAAGATCATGGTGTTTCCAAATGTGCCTCATAGATAGATTTTGTGTACCAGGCCTAAAAAAGCAGTTCCGGAATACTCTCGATAAGGTTCATGGAGAAATTCATCAGTAGGTGCAGCATCCAGTTACCGGCGAACATCAGCACTACACCCACAACCACCAACTTGGGGATGAATGTCAATGTCATTTCGTTGATCTGGGTTGCCGCCTGAAACATGGCGATAATCAGTCCCACAGCCAGCGCCGGCAACAACACCAGTCCAGCCAGTATGCCGATCACTTCAAGTGCATTTTGTCCAATCGACATTACTGTATCCGGACTCATACACCTTCCTCCTTAGAGTTGGAAACTGGCCGCCAGGGTACCGAACACCAATGCCCAACCATCGATCAACACAAACAGCATGATTTTGAACGGCAGGGAGATAATCATTGGTGACAACATCATCATGCCCATCGACATCAGGATACTGGCTACCACAATGTCGATGATCAGAAACGGTATAAACAGCAGAAAGCCGATTTGGAAACCGGTCTTCAATTCGCTGGTGGCAAATGAGGGAAGCAGGAGGCTGAATGGTACATCGTCAGGTTCTTCTAGCTCATTGAAATCACCGATCCGCGCAAACAGTGCCAGATCATCCTCCCGTGTCTGCGCGATCATGAATGACTTCACCGGTTCAGCGGCGGCCTGTAACGCCTGGGTGGTATCCATCTGTTCCGCCAGATAGGGTTGCAGTGCCACCTCATTCACTTCGTTGAAGACGGGCATCATGATAAATAGCGTGAGGAACAGGGCCAATCCGATCAGGATCTGATTCGAGGGTGTGTTTTGGGTTCCCAGGGCCTGCCTGAGGATGGCCAATACAATGATGATGCGGGCAAAAGAGGTCATCATCATCAAGGCACCCGGCAACAGGGTCAATGCGGTCATGAAGAGCAGGACCTGGATGGTCAGGGTATAGGTTTGACCACCCTCCCCATCCGTCGCCACCGTGAATGCATCGACACCCGGTGCAGCCTGCAGCAATGTAGTGCTTAACAGACCAATGATTAACAACCAGGTTTTCATTAGGACCGCTCCTGACTACTGTCAGCCAGACGAGCGCCGCTTTTTTCACTCTGCAACTGGTTCTGAAAACTCTGTTCTGAGGTTTGCAGGATATGCAGCTTACGTACTTGACCCGGCGCCACACCGAGCAACAAGCGTTGATTCTCGACCTCTACGACGACCACGCGTTCGCGTGCGCCTACCGAGGCCCCTCCCACGACTCGCACCAATCCCTTTCCACCGATTGGCATTTGTGCATAGCGTTTGAACAACCAGGCCCCGCCAATGATCAATGCCAGGACAAATAACAGGCCACCGGCGGTGTGCAACAGGCTGTCGGCGCCCAAGGGAGAGACATTCACGCCCAGCTGTTTCTGCGCACTATCCGCTGCATACAGGGAGTGGCTGAAAAAAAGGGCGATGAAGGGCCAGCGGCACATCAACTAATCCTCTTCACCCGCTCGGAAGGACTGATGATATCGGTCAGCCTGAGACCGAATTTCTCATTCACCACAACCACCTCGCCCTGAGCGATCAGGGTGCCGTTGACCAGTACATCCATCGGCTCACCCGCCAATCTATCCAACTCCACCACGGAGCCCTGGTTGAGTTGCAAAAGATTGCGAATATTGATCTTGGTGCGGCCAATCTCCATAGAGATGGTGACCGGCACATCCAGGATCGCATCCATATTGACTGCATCGTTACCTGACTCATCCCGCAGTTCGTCGAAAGAGGCTGCTGCTGCCTTGTCTTCGCTATCAGTCTCGTCCTGTTCATCCAGTGCGGCAGCCCATTCATCTGCCAGTGCTTCATTCGGATCAGTTGTTTTCTCTTCACTCATTGTTTACGCCCTCTTCGGGTATCGTTGTGCAGTCAGCCTCGGTTGACTCACCGCCGCAGTCATTTGATTACTCTTCATTCGCGGCCTGCACGGCTTGTTTTTCCATTTCCAGATAATCGTGCAGTCCTTTTTGCCGATTCTGATGAATCCAAGTATTGATCTTCAAGGCATAGTTACCATCGGAAACACCCAGTTTGGCCTTGAAGATGGGGACCTCGGCAGCTTCAACCTCAACCTCTTCCGGCATATCGAAGGGAAGAATGTCTCCCGCTTTCAGCTCGGCCAGCTGTTTGACACTAATCTGCACATCCGCCAGTTGGCTGGAAAGTTCAATCCTCGCCGCCAGGATCTCCTCCTTGAGGGAACGTTCCCAACGTTCATCCCTTTCACCACGGTCGCTCTGCACACCCGCATCAAGCAACTCGCGTATCGGTTCCAGCATCGAGTAAGGCATACAGATATGAAAGTCACCTCCCCCACTCTCCAGATCCACATGAAATGAGGTGACAACCACCACCTCGGACGGACTCACGATGTTGGCAAATTGAGGATTGACCTCTGAACCGCTGTATTCGAATTTGACCTGAAAGACAGGTTTCCAAGCTACCACCAAATCCTCAAAGGCGCGGTTCAAAAGAAGTTGAACAACCCTGTTTTCCGTAGGCGTGAAGTCACGCCCTTCGATCTTGGTATGGAATCTCCCAGATCCGCCAAAGTAGTTATCCACCACACTGAACACCAACTTGGGATCGATAACGAAAAGCCCCTTCCCCCGCAAGGGTGGCACCCGGACCATATTCAAGCTGGTAGGCACGAACAGGCTATGCACAAACTCGGAGAACTTCTGCATCTGGATACCGGATACGGAGAGATCAGCGGTGCGGCGAAGCATGTTAAACAGACTGGTGCGGAACAGGCGTGCAAAGCGTTCGTTGATCATCTCCAGCGTAGGCAGACGTCCCCGAACGATACGGTCCTGACTGGTGAAGTCATAGGAATTGACACCACCGGCCTCGACCACGTCCGATTCGGTAGCGACATCACCATTATCGACCCCGTGTAATAGGGCATCGATCTCTTCTTGTGAAAGTAAGTCGTTGGCGCTCATGACGATTATTGCATTACAAAACTGGTGAAATAGAGGGCTTCAACTTCGCCGGGGCCCTGTAATTCCGTGACAACCCGGTTGAGTTCCTTAAGCATCTCTGCTTGTAAACTCTCTTTGGTCTCACGCCCCTTCAGGGCCTTGGCATCTGCAGCCGAGAGCAGGTTAAGAAGATTGTGACGAATCATCGGATCATTATGTTTAACGAATTCGACCATCTCGTCGGATCTAACCCGGACACTGACCCCGATCTGCAGCAGGCTTGGACGTCCAGGCAGGTTTACGACAAAGGGGGGCTTCAGCTCGATATACTGGGCAGGAGCCTGCTCCACTTCGGCCTCTTCCGCCTGTTCCGATGTCGCCGCATCCTCATCAACCGCCTCGTCACCACCCATCAACAGAAAATAGGCGGCAGCACCACCACCGATGAGTAAGACTGCGACTATTGCTATGATGATAATGAGCTTGGACTTGCCCGACTTCTCTTCACCCAGATCGAGCTCTTCCGCTGTTTGTTCTTCTGCCATTTTGCCGTCCTCAAGATTTACACCTTAGGGAATGCAATTTAAATGCCATCCAAAGCTGACCTATTTATTCCTTTAAATACAAATAGTTATATACAGCTCCTCGACAAAAGACAAAATATTGACTCGCCAGAAAACCTGCACAAGGCAAAAATTCGACATACTCCAGTCAGAGTGGAAAGGGGTAGTTTCAGGGGTTCATTTTCGATGATCAGTGGGGTTTTGCAGTAATATAGCTTTAACATTAGCCTGTTAAGTGCTATTAATTACCCCGGTAACCAGCTGTTATAAAAAATATTTTTAGGATTTCCGTGCCTACTCAATCGGAGCAAAAGCCAATCATAGGTAGATTCAGCAATCTCCCTAGCCCGCCAGCAATCCTTATCGAGTTGATCGATAGCTGCAATAGCCCCGATGTGAGTTTCAAGCAACTGGCCGAGACCATCGAACGAGATGCCGGTGTCTCATCCAAGGTCATCACCGCTGCCAACTCGCCTTTCTACCGCCAATGGCAAGAGATCAGTGATATTCAACGATTGTTAGTTGTACTTGGCATTCGCAGTGTCAGAACAATTGCCATCAACAGTGCAGTGCAACAGTTTTTCAACCAGCTGAGTAAACAGGCTGGAAGAGCCCTGGACGAAATATGGTGGCAGTCGTTGCTATGTGCGCAAGTGACAAAGGCCTTGGCTGACTTGACTACCTATCGGTCACCCGATGAGGCCTACCTGGCGGGACTCCTGCACAGTTTAGGACAACTTGCATTGCTGCAGGCCTTTCCCGATGAATACGGAACCCTGCTTGAACAGGGCTTGAGTGGGGAGTCGCTGGTCAAGGCGGAAATCGAGAAATTCGACTATTCATCCCCACAGATCGGGTCCCACATGATCGAAAGCTGGGATCTGCAATCATTCCTCACTGATGCTGTCCTCTACCAGCATGAACCGGCTGAAAACATTCTTGACTGTTCTCACTTGGTTAAACTGGTGAATCTCGCAAGCCAGCTCTCTGACAAGACAGAAAAACCGGATAATGAGAGCCTGGCACGGGCCGATAGCCTGTTCGGATTGAATCAGACAATAGTGGAAGGATTGGTGCAGGAGGCCAGGCAGAAAGCGTCCAATGCAGCACAAAGTCTAGGCATCTCTCTAGCTTCCGAAAAGACGGACAAGCAGGCGCAAAAGCAGCAACAGGCATTGGCGGAACGGGTCAAACAGGCGGCCCTTTTAGGCGGCGGTTTGGAACCGATGCCGGAAACACCCGACATGGTCGCCACCATGCAGCAAATTCAGCGCGACTTCGATCTGCTGTTCGGGATTCAGCAGATCTGTTACCTGTTGCAGGACCAGGCTAGTAAGACACTGCGTCCAGTCAGCCCTACAGCCCAGAGTAATGAGCTACTGGAAGAGATTGCAATTTCCACAGAATCCGATCGCAGCCTGGCTGCAGCTGCCTTCAATCGAGGCAGTGTCTGCTATTCAGAGGATGATGAGAATCTCTCTCTGATGAGTGTCGTGGATCGTCAACTGGCACGTTTTCTCAATCAGGAATCCCTACTCTACCTGCCTTTAAACTCACATCATTCCCGGTTTGGGTTGATCGCTGTCGGCATCAACGCCAGCCAGTGGGAATCCCTGAGTGGGCAAAAGCAGCTACTTACCCTGTTTGCCGGAGAGGCGGCAGATCTACTCCAGCGGCAGAGGAATATGCTCTCCCAACAGCAGCAGATGATTGAGGACGAGCGGTCCAGCTTCCATCTCGAGGCGCGCAAGATCGTACATGAAGTCAACAATCCTCTCGGCATCATCAACAACTATCTGCATATTCTCGGTATGAAGCTCGGTGAGGACAATCAAGTAGTGGAGGAACTTGATATTATCAAGGAAGAGATTGCAAGAGTAGGCAAGATCATACTACGAATACGCGATATTCCTGACGAACTCGAACAACAGGTAAAAAGTGTCGATATCAACCAACTCGTACAGGATCTGCACAAACTGTTTCAATCCTCCCTGTTTACCATGCACAATATCACTGCGGAGCTCGACCTTGACTCGAACCTACCCTCTCTGGACAGCCAGCGGGGTCATGTTAAGCAAATCTTAACCAATCTGATAAAAAATGCAGTCGAAGCCATGCCAGAAGGGGGGAAACTAGGTATTGAAACTCGCGCAAATGCATATATAAATGGTAAGGAGCACATAGAGATTCAGATCATTGACAATGGCCCAGGCATAGAAAAAGAGATAATGGACCAGCTATTCACCCCCGTAACAACCACCAAAGACAGTTCTCACTCCGGATTGGGGCTTACCATAGTAAAAAATCTTGTTGACGAGCTTTCCGGTTCCATCAACTGCACATCCAATAGCGGATCAGGTACACGATTTCAGCTCTACCTGCCCAGGACCGGATAGTAGAGGATTCTGATATGCACCCATACTATCCGGCACCATGGCAAGGTATTGAAGGCAACTTCGAGTCCTTGCCCAAAACCTTTGATACAAACAGTCCTGCAAGAAGCTATAACGCACGTATACTGATCGCCGATGACGAGCCGAGAGCTCGCGCCAGCCTGAAAGAGATCCTCCGCTTTACAGGCTATGAGACAACACTTGCAGAGAGCGGTAGCGAGGCAATCGAACTGCTCAATACGGGAACCTTCGATTTGATCCTGCTCGACCTGAACATGCCTGACCTGGATGGGCATAAGGTAATGGAGCATATCGATCACTATCGCCTGAATTGCGATATCATCGTCGTCAGTGGCGAAACCACCTTTGACCATGCAACCATGGCATTACGCAAAGGGGCACAGGATTTTCTACGCAAACCCTATGCTCCGGACGAACTATTGAGATCGGTGGCGAATGTAATCGAACGCCGACAACTGAGGGCGGCAAACCAATCGATACATCTGCGGCTCCAGGAGTCCGAGTCCCTGCATAAATTTATCGTCAATAATTCACCCGACATGATCTATCTATTGGATCAGGAGGGTAAATTTGCCTTCATCAACGAACGTGTGAAGTCGCTTCTGGGCTACAGCCAGAATGAAATCATTGGTGAGCACTTCAGCAAACTGATCCTCACAGAAGATATGGAAAAAGCGCAATTCACCTTCAATGAGCGTCGCGCAGGAGAGCGCGCCACGCGCAGTGCAGAACTGAAATTGTGCAGCAAGAACCATAACGGAACCCGCTTTTTCGAGTCCCACGTGATACCAATAGAACTGAGTTCGATCGGCATATACACGACCAATGACGACAACAGCAAATCATTCATCGGCACCTATGGCGTAGCGCGTGATATCTCCGAACGGAAACAGGCCGAAGCACTCATCAAATACCAGCTCTACCATGACCTGCTCACCAACCTGCCGAATCGCAGTCTGTTCCGCGACCGTTTGAATATGGCGATGGCGCAATCCAAACGCTCCGGTAAGAAGCTGGCAGTCATGTATCTGGATATGGACCGTTTCAAAATCATAAATGACTCACTCGGACATTTTGTTGGTGATGAGTTGTTGAAACTTGTTGGCCAACGACTGCGCAGCGAGCTGAGGGAGGCGGATACCCTCGCCCGTGTCGGCGGTGACGAGTTCAATCTGCTGGTACCGGAGATCAATGACATACAAGACGCAAGAAATCTTGCGGAAAAAATTCTTCGACTGACGGCAGAGCCCTATATCATTAAGAACGAGGAGATCTTCATCAGCTTCAGCATCGGCATATCAATCTATCCTAGTGATGGCGACACCAAGGATATGTTGATAAAAAATGCTGATATAGCGATGTATAAAATCAAGAATGCCGGAAAGAACGGTTACGCCTTCTATTCAGAGAAGATGAAGACCCACTTCTCACAATCTTTAGACATTGAAAATGGTTTACGCAAGGCAATCTCAACCAATGAGCTATGTCTCTACTACCAACCACAATTCGATATCAAGAAAGGCTATATGCGAGGTGTTGAAGCCCTGGTGCGTTGGAAGCATCCGGAAAAAGGCACCATCCAACCTAGTGAATTCATCAGTGTCGCGGAGGAATCCGGTCTCATCATCCCACTTGGTGAGTGGGTGCTGCGCAGGGCATGCACGGACATCAAACGCTGGATGGAGCAGGAAGACATCTCATTGCTCCTCTCGGTAAACATCTCAATGCAACAGCTCGAGATGGATCAATTCGTGGCGAAGGCAATGAAAATTATCAAGCGTCATGATCTACCGAAAAACACCTTGGAACTGGAGATCACCGAGCATGCCATTATGCAGGACATGGAGAAAGCGATAGATGCCTTGACCAGGTTGTCCCATAAGGGTATACGCATCGCCATCGATGATTTCGGCACCGGCTATTCATCATTGGGCTACCTGCAAAACCTACCGATAAACACATTGAAAATAGATCGCTCATTTGTCCAGAGCATCAAATCCTCAGAAGACAATTCAATCATTGACGCGATAATAGCAATGGCCAAGGGGCTCAACCTGAACCTGATCGCCGAGGGTGTGGAAAACCAGACCCAAATCGACCATCTCAGCAGGGCCGGCTGTGGTTTGGCTCAAGGATTCTTCTACTCTCATCCCGTACCTGAAGACGAGTTGCTAAGATTTATAAAAGCAAACGGATTTGCCAAGGGCCACAACGCATCAGAATCGAGAAAAGCCCCTGAGCATGACACGCCCATACAGTGACCGAAACACTGCCTTTGTGATTGTCACCAAATCATAGAAGTCGTTAGGGCCTGTTAACACTAATCCGATAGGCCCTAACATAAGAAACCCCGCCGAAG comes from the Candidatus Thiodiazotropha sp. CDECU1 genome and includes:
- a CDS encoding EAL domain-containing protein → MHPYYPAPWQGIEGNFESLPKTFDTNSPARSYNARILIADDEPRARASLKEILRFTGYETTLAESGSEAIELLNTGTFDLILLDLNMPDLDGHKVMEHIDHYRLNCDIIVVSGETTFDHATMALRKGAQDFLRKPYAPDELLRSVANVIERRQLRAANQSIHLRLQESESLHKFIVNNSPDMIYLLDQEGKFAFINERVKSLLGYSQNEIIGEHFSKLILTEDMEKAQFTFNERRAGERATRSAELKLCSKNHNGTRFFESHVIPIELSSIGIYTTNDDNSKSFIGTYGVARDISERKQAEALIKYQLYHDLLTNLPNRSLFRDRLNMAMAQSKRSGKKLAVMYLDMDRFKIINDSLGHFVGDELLKLVGQRLRSELREADTLARVGGDEFNLLVPEINDIQDARNLAEKILRLTAEPYIIKNEEIFISFSIGISIYPSDGDTKDMLIKNADIAMYKIKNAGKNGYAFYSEKMKTHFSQSLDIENGLRKAISTNELCLYYQPQFDIKKGYMRGVEALVRWKHPEKGTIQPSEFISVAEESGLIIPLGEWVLRRACTDIKRWMEQEDISLLLSVNISMQQLEMDQFVAKAMKIIKRHDLPKNTLELEITEHAIMQDMEKAIDALTRLSHKGIRIAIDDFGTGYSSLGYLQNLPINTLKIDRSFVQSIKSSEDNSIIDAIIAMAKGLNLNLIAEGVENQTQIDHLSRAGCGLAQGFFYSHPVPEDELLRFIKANGFAKGHNASESRKAPEHDTPIQ